A stretch of DNA from Streptomyces sp. NBC_00271:
GTCGACCTCTCCCACATCGAGCTGGACCCGCGCCTGCCCAGCCCGTTCACGCCGGACGGCACCCGCCCGACGGGACCAGCCTGGTACCAGACGCACACCGTCGCCTACGCCCAGGAGCTCGGCTACAACGTCCAGCCCCTCGAGGGGTACCTGCGCCGCGAGACCGGCGCCTACCTCGATCCGTGGCACGACCGGTTGAAGACCGCCTACGTCGACACCCTCGCCGACCTCAACGTCACCAAGGACCTCGACGACCGCCAGTTCCTTGCCGCGATGGAGCAGCACAAGGACGCCGACCCGGCGATGGCGGCCGTCCTCGCGGCCATCAAGGCCACCGTCAAGGGCGGCATCGGCAAGCTGCGCGAGCGCCCGCAGGGCAAGAAGTACAAGGAGGGCGAGCGGTGGCCGGCCCTGCAGCGGCCGACCTGGCGCCCCGACATCCGCGCCGCCGTCATCTCCAAGGCCCGCATCAACATGCACCGCAAGCTGCGCAACATGGCCACGATGACGGGTCTGTACCCGCTCGCCGTACTCTCCGACTGCGTCGTCTACCCCTCCCCGGGGCAGAGCCCGCTGGACTTCCTGCCCTACGCCGCCTCCGGCAAGCCCCAGCCCGGCGGCTTCCGCCTCGGACCCACCCCGGGCCTGGCCAAACTCGAAGGCGTCCAGTCGATGCTCTGGGCGGTCGACCTGATGGAACAGGGCCACAACCCCGCCCGCCACATCAAGGGCGGCGACGCCGTCCTCGACGAAGGCGAGTAGGCCAGTGCCCAACAACGCCCCGACGCACAAGACCTGTTTCCCGCCGGCCGACACCGGCGGCCAGGACCCCACCGCCGAGAAGGGCTGAGCCGTGGCAGAGATTGAGGACGCCATCGAGCGGGCCGACCGGGAAGCGTTCACCCGCCAGCCGCCCAAGACCCTCAAGAGCCAGATCGGCTACCTGATCAAGCAGCTCAAGACGACCCGGGCTGTCGCCGAGGAGATCGGGGTGAGCCAGCGGTCGGTGGAGCGCTACCGCAAGGGCGAACGCAAGCACCCGCCCCAGGCCATCGCCGAACGGATCGACGCCGCCGTACGGCAGCGATGGCAGCCCCAGGTCCGCAAACGCCGGCAGAAGCAGGCGGCCACCGCGACCGGGATCACGGTGGAGACGAGGGCCCGCTTCGGGTACACCGCGCCCATCGGCACGACCGACGACGGACGCTTCCGCCGCCTCACCGTCCACCTCCCCCCGGCGTACGCGCAGCGCCTGTTCGACGCCCGCAACACGGGCGCCAGCGACCAGCAGATGCGCCAGATCATCGCCGAAGGATTCAAAGACGTGTATTTCCAGGACGGCGGCAGCCGCGCCACAGGCCTCTCCGACGTCACCCTCAACGACATCGACTACCTCGACCTCGACTACTGAGTCCGGTCCCCCTGCCGGGGACAGCCCTCAGCGACCTCAAAGCCGGCTGACAACCCCAGCCAGTCAGCGCCGCCGTACCCTGCTGAGCGATCGTGCCCCTTCTCGTGCAACACCGTTGCGTTATGCCGTCCGGCGCCTTGTCAAGTTCATGAACGAGAGGACGGGACCCCTGGTAGATCCCTGTGGTGTCGAGCCCAGAGATCGTCGTACCGGAGGTCCCGTTGCCGCGGCATTCTGCCACCCTGCCACCCGTGGCGTCAGCTCACGATGTGTATGCTCCCGGCCACCTGGGAGAGTTGACGCAGGTCATCGACCCGCAGCTGGTTGACGCCGTCCTCGAGGAGACAGGCTCGCGTGAACGGCGCGTGCGGTTGCTGCCTGCGCGGGTGGTGGTGTACTTCGTGCTCGCTCTCGCCTTCTTCGAGCGCTCGTCCTACCAGGCGGTGTGGGACAAGCTATGCGCGGGATTACGGGGGATCGCGGTGACGCGGCCGTGCGCCTCCTCATTGTCGCGAGCCCGGCGCCGACTGGGCAGCGCCCCGCTGCGCCGCCTGTTCGAGATCCTGGCCGGTCCGGTGGCCGCCCGGGCACAGTCCGGCTCCTTCTACCGCGGTCTGCGGGCGGTCGCGGTGGACGGCACCACCTTGAGCATCCCCGACGAGGAGGCAGTGACCTGGCGCTTCCCCAAGCACCGCGGTCAGGTGCTCGAATTCGGCTACCCCCTGCTGCGCCTGGTGACGCTGGTCGAGTGCGGCACCCGCGCCCTGCTCGGCGCGGCCTTCGGCCCGGACACCACCGGCGAACTGGGCTACGCGCGCCGCCTGCTGTCTCACCTGGACGCCTCGATGGTGCTGCTGGCCGACGCCTACTACGACGCATACGACTTCCTGGAGGCAGTGACCGGCACCGGCGCATCCTTCCTGCTGCGCTCGACCCGCAAGCGGCGCCCGACGGTGCGCCGCCCGCTGCCGGACGGCTCCTACCTGACCACCGTCTGCGCCGGGAGATACCAGGCCGGGCGCGGTTACGGGCGGCTCGAGGTACGGATCATCGAAGCCTGGATGACCATCGAGCTGGCCGACGGCACCCGCCGCACCGAGCTGTGGCGGCTGATGACCAGTCTCCTGGACGCCGAGCGCTACCCCGCCCACGAGCTGATCACGTTGTATCACCGCAGGTGGCAGGCAGAGACCTGCTACTTCTCGTTGAAGTCGACCCTCCTCGACGGACGGGTGCTGCGCTCGCGGACGGTCCCTGGGCTCGAGCAGGAGGTCTACGCCCTGCTGACGGTCTACCAGGCGCTGATGCGGACCGCGGACGACCTGGTCACGGCCCAGCCGGGCCTGTCGGCGGAGCGCGTCAGCCTCATCCGGCTGCTCAACGCCGCCGCTGACCAGATCGTGGCCGCCCGCGGCATCGCCCCGGCCGGTCCGGTGGGCCTCGTCGGGGCGATCGGTCGTGTCGCCCTGGCCCGCCTCCTGCCGAAGGGCCGACGCTGGCGGCTGAAGGCCCGCGTCCGCAAGCGCAACAGCAAGTACACGTTCACTACCGGCAAGCACCCCAGAACAGCCCAGGCGTACTCCCTTCACTTCGAGATGATCAAGGCAGGCGGCCTTGACGCCACCAACGGTGGCTAAACGCAACGGTGTTGCCTTCTCGTGGTGTAGCCGATCAACTGGTGGGCTTGTTCGTGGTGTTGGGGAGTGCGGGGGTGTCCCTCCCCTCGTAGCGTGGAGTCCGTGATTGCAGGGGAAGTTGGGGTTGATCTTCCACAGCGACCGCGGCCGAATACGGCTCCCGGCGCTTTCGCCGGGCCTGTCGTCGCTTGGGCGTGACCCAGTCCATGGGCCGCGTCGGGTCGTGTTTCGACAACGCCGTCAGCGAGGCGTTCAACAGCGTGCTCAAGGTCGAGTACGTCTACCGGCACACGTTCGCCACCCGCACCGAGGCTCGACTGCGGATCGCGACCTGGATCACCGGCTTCTACAACACGCACCGACTACACAGCGTGTGTGGATATCAGAGTCCGATCGACTACGAGCACGACCACCGGGCCAACTCCGCCTTGGAGCTGGCCGCTTAGAAGATCTCCACAGTTCGAGGGGATTGACACTCCACTTCGACGTCACCATTTCGGGCGACGCCGGGAGTCAGCTACCGGGGACCCTGGCGTCTCCCCGGACCGGACTTCCACCGGCTGGCTATCCTGAGCTTGTCGTCCGGCTACATCAGCCGGTTGGCCACCAGCGCCTCGATGACCTGCCCGTGCGTCACATGCGCACTCGCGCCAACCTGGGCACACCGCATCGCCGATCCCGGCCAGGTCCAGCCGACGAGTGAACTCGGAAACGACAGGCAGAGCGCCCAGGCGCTTCTCCACCACGGACGTCACCGCTACTTCAAAACGCTGACGCTCAGACCGTGGCCGCGGGGACCGGGAAGACTTCGACACACTCCACCCAACTCCACACCCCGGCCCAGGGACACCCCCGGACCGGTCACACCATACGAATCAACGACCCGCGAAGTACAGGTCTAGGTGGGCGTGGTCGACCAGCTCCTGCCTTGCGGTGAGCGCCGCCAGGGGGACGGCCGCTGCGCTTCGGTGGTCCAGTCGGGCCGGTTGGGCGACGAGGGTCCCGGCCGGCGCGCCGACGTACTCGGCGGCGGCTCCGTCACGCAGGAACGGGGTGAGTCCGTAAACCTTGGTGCCCAGGGCGGGAGCTGTGGCACCGGCTCCGTGCTCGGCCACGACGCCGGACACCTCGTGCGCGGGAATGACGGGTGTCCGCTCACGCCCGGATCCGTCG
This window harbors:
- a CDS encoding IS4 family transposase, with protein sequence MASAHDVYAPGHLGELTQVIDPQLVDAVLEETGSRERRVRLLPARVVVYFVLALAFFERSSYQAVWDKLCAGLRGIAVTRPCASSLSRARRRLGSAPLRRLFEILAGPVAARAQSGSFYRGLRAVAVDGTTLSIPDEEAVTWRFPKHRGQVLEFGYPLLRLVTLVECGTRALLGAAFGPDTTGELGYARRLLSHLDASMVLLADAYYDAYDFLEAVTGTGASFLLRSTRKRRPTVRRPLPDGSYLTTVCAGRYQAGRGYGRLEVRIIEAWMTIELADGTRRTELWRLMTSLLDAERYPAHELITLYHRRWQAETCYFSLKSTLLDGRVLRSRTVPGLEQEVYALLTVYQALMRTADDLVTAQPGLSAERVSLIRLLNAAADQIVAARGIAPAGPVGLVGAIGRVALARLLPKGRRWRLKARVRKRNSKYTFTTGKHPRTAQAYSLHFEMIKAGGLDATNGG
- the tpg gene encoding telomere-protecting terminal protein Tpg, translating into MAEIEDAIERADREAFTRQPPKTLKSQIGYLIKQLKTTRAVAEEIGVSQRSVERYRKGERKHPPQAIAERIDAAVRQRWQPQVRKRRQKQAATATGITVETRARFGYTAPIGTTDDGRFRRLTVHLPPAYAQRLFDARNTGASDQQMRQIIAEGFKDVYFQDGGSRATGLSDVTLNDIDYLDLDY
- a CDS encoding integrase core domain-containing protein — encoded protein: MTQSMGRVGSCFDNAVSEAFNSVLKVEYVYRHTFATRTEARLRIATWITGFYNTHRLHSVCGYQSPIDYEHDHRANSALELAA
- a CDS encoding alcohol dehydrogenase catalytic domain-containing protein; protein product: MNTMRAVRAHRRGGPEQLVHETAPRPGPGDTAVAVRAASITTGELAWDATWTDSSDGSGRERTPVIPAHEVSGVVAEHGAGATAPALGTKVYGLTPFLRDGAAAEYVGAPAGTLVAQPARLDHRSAAAVPLAALTARQELVDHAHLDLYFAGR